The Oncorhynchus nerka isolate Pitt River linkage group LG24, Oner_Uvic_2.0, whole genome shotgun sequence genome has a window encoding:
- the LOC115107871 gene encoding zinc finger protein 436-like encodes MASEKMDDYSGTLGLNVYVKEEEEEVQVEDFTMKDKEAFTVKEEDEAFTVKEEVLTFTFKKEEEEVSTVKEEEDEVITVKIEEGGAERPSPSTETKWGSKSGKSLIQELDWRAPVEKPHCCSQCGKTFSESGNLKQHMRTHSGERPYHCSKCGKRFIQLGHFNSHQRTHTQEKPFSCGECGKSFSQRINLKKHQLTHSGERPFLCSDCGKSFSSSTNLKRHQSTHSNEKPFQCTNCEKSFTHIHHLTRHQTVHTGEKPYTCSDCGRSFSLQGTLKKHQRTHTGEKPYQCLLCGKNFSLSVALKRHQLMHTGEKPYQCAQCGKSFTQKGQLTQHQGTHELEKPYPCSQCGKSYSSAPSLKAHQRTHKESTSLAMTAHFRK; translated from the exons ATGGCTTCAGAGAAGATGGATGATTACAGTGGGACACTGGGGCTGAATGTTTAcgtcaaagaggaggaggaagaggtgcaGGTGGAGGATTTCACAATGAAGGACAAGGAGGCATTCAcagtgaaggaggaggatgaagctTTCACAGTGAAGGAAGAGGTGTTGACTTTCACATTTAaaaaagaagaggaagaggtttcaacagtgaaagaagaagaggacGAGGTTATCACAGTGAAAATTGAGGAGGGTGGAG CAGAGAGGCCTAGCCCCAGCACCGAGACTAAATGGGGCTCGAAGAGTGGAAAAAGTTTGATACAGGAACTGGACTGGCGAGCTCCTGTGGAGAAACCTCACTGCTGTTCCCAGTGTGGCAAAACATTCTCAGAGTCCGGAAACCTGAAGCAGCACATGCGGACGCACAGCGGAGAGAGACCTTACCACTGCTCCAAATGTGGGAAACGCTTCATACAATTGGGACACTTCAACAGCCACCAGCGCACGCACACGCAGGAGAAACCGTTCAGTTGCGGTGAGTGCGGGAAGAGTTTCTCTCAGAGAATCAATTTGAAGAAACACCAGCTCACACACTCCGGTGAGAGGCCTTTCCTGTGCTCTGACTGCGGGAAGAGTTTCTCTTCATCTACCAACCTAAAAAGACACCAGAGCACGCACAGCAATGAAAAGCCTTTCCAGTGCACCAACTGTGAGAAAAGTTTCACTCATATACACCACTTGACACGTCATCAGACCGTACACACGGGGGAGAAACCTTACacttgctctgactgtgggaggAGTTTCTCCCTCCAGGGGACTTTAAAGAAACACCAGCGCACACACACCGGGGAGAAACCGTACCAGTGCTTGCTCTGCGGGAAGAATTTCTCTCTTTCGGTGGCACTGAAGAGACACCAGCTCatgcacactggagagaaaccataCCAATGTGCTCAATGCGGGAAGAGTTTCACCCAAAAGGGACAATTAACTCAACACCAGGGCACACATGAACTAGAAAAGCCTTACCCCTGCTCCCAGTGTGGGAAAAGTTACTCCTCAGCCCCCTCGTTAAAAGCACATCAGAGGACTCACAAAGAGTCAACGTCACTCGCAATGACAGCACATTTCAGAAAGTAA